One Glycine max cultivar Williams 82 chromosome 3, Glycine_max_v4.0, whole genome shotgun sequence DNA window includes the following coding sequences:
- the LOC100813404 gene encoding LOW QUALITY PROTEIN: beta-carotene isomerase D27, chloroplastic (The sequence of the model RefSeq protein was modified relative to this genomic sequence to represent the inferred CDS: substituted 1 base at 1 genomic stop codon) — MDRNCFSLTKKSSALCLTHWNPIKRKPEHPCVVAMLRTPSDNITGETRKTNAYKDNLFDRLAIHHLSKSVQEATGLGNNKSGYESLVEAATVAKMKFDPIQQQEVIIQALHRAFPKPILSLIKTLLPPSKLSREYFAVFTTLFFAWLVGPSEVRESEXPNITLLNLLNNNLCRFLEETNCVGMCINLCKMPSQSFIKDTLGMPVNMVPNFDDMSCEMIFGQEPPASTDDPALKQPCYKLCKAYKKHGTDCLSS; from the exons ATGGATAGAAATTGTTTTAGCCTTACCAAGAAGAGTTCAGCACTATGTTTAACTCACTGGAACCCCATCAAACGTAAGCCAGAACATCCTTGTGTGGTTGCAATGCTCAGAACACCCTCAGACAACATCACAGGAGAAACAAGAAAAACTAATGCCTACAAAGATAACTTGTTTGATCGTTTAGCAATACACCATCTTTCAAAAAGCGTTCAAGAAGCCACGG GACTCGGTAACAATAAGAGTGGGTATGAGAGCTTGGTTGAGGCAGCTACTGTGGCTAAAATGAAATTTGATCCTATTCAGCAGCAAGAGGTTATCATTCAAGCTCTTCACAGAGCCTTCCCAAAGCCAATACTTTCATTG ATAAAGACACTGCTACCACCATCTAAACTCTCAAGGGAATATTTTGCCGTTTTCACCACTTTGTTCTTTGCTTGGTTAGTCGGGCCTTCCGAG GTGAGAGAATCAGAG TAACCTAACATTACCctcttaaatttattaaataacaatcTGTGCAGGTTTTTAGAGGAGACAAATTGTGTAGGGATGTGTATTAATCTCTGCAAAATGCCATCTCAATCGTTTATAAAGGACACTCTGGGGATGCCAGTCAACATGGTGCCCA ATTTTGACGACATGAGTTGTGAGATGATATTTGGACAGGAGCCTCCAGCATCAACCGATGATCCAGCACTGAAGCAACCATGCTATAAACTAT GCAAGGCATATAAAAAGCATGGAACAGACTGCCTCAGTAGTTAA